A stretch of Desulfotomaculum sp. DNA encodes these proteins:
- a CDS encoding type II secretion system protein GspE, producing the protein MRKRKLLGEKLIEEGLITGEQLDEALRVQTRTGELLGRILIELGMISEDSLNKILGIHKIEPKDEIKANLLKTIPEQLIRKYKMFPIRKEGKHLVVAMADPLNIIAIDDLRLLTGLDIKSVKASEKEINSYIDKYFGLPEVEKVLQELLTEPEIIEQEEIIEEVIVDEAPVIRLVNSLIMKAINEDASDIHIEPFEFSVRVRNRVDGILRDVMTLPRKMVHAVVSRIKIMGSMDIAERRVPQDGRIPLRIAGRELDLRISTMPTVFGEKVVIRILDKGNIKNFTLENLGFGPQNMNYFRKFFKNAHGIILATGPTGSGKTTTLYTALNSINSIERNIVTVEDPVEYMLEGINQSQVNIKAGATFGNYLRSILRQDPDVIMIGEIRDFETAEIAVRAATTGHLVLSTMHTNDAPGAITRLIDMGIEPFMVASSVIGIVAQRLVRKICQNCRQEYTPDKAEIAFAGLEHEDTVYHGAGCEICNHTGYKGRIAIHEVLSVSPSLQNLILQKTSNDELRKAAFIEGMISLKEDGLQKVFEGVTTIKEIIRVAFREE; encoded by the coding sequence ATAAGAAAAAGAAAATTATTGGGTGAAAAATTAATTGAGGAAGGCCTTATTACCGGGGAGCAGCTTGACGAGGCCTTACGCGTTCAAACCCGGACCGGTGAGTTATTGGGCCGCATCCTGATTGAATTGGGAATGATATCCGAGGATAGCCTTAACAAGATACTCGGAATACATAAGATTGAACCGAAAGACGAAATAAAAGCAAACCTGCTTAAAACTATTCCCGAGCAGCTAATCCGGAAATATAAAATGTTTCCCATTAGAAAAGAGGGAAAACACCTTGTTGTTGCAATGGCGGATCCTTTAAATATAATTGCCATAGATGACCTGAGACTGCTTACCGGGCTAGATATCAAATCAGTAAAAGCCAGCGAAAAAGAAATAAATTCCTATATTGATAAATATTTTGGGCTTCCTGAAGTGGAAAAGGTGCTTCAGGAATTGCTTACAGAACCCGAAATAATAGAGCAGGAAGAGATTATAGAAGAAGTAATTGTCGACGAGGCGCCTGTTATCCGTTTGGTTAATTCCCTGATTATGAAGGCAATCAACGAGGATGCAAGCGACATTCATATTGAGCCTTTCGAATTTTCCGTACGGGTGCGCAACCGTGTCGACGGCATACTCAGAGATGTAATGACCCTTCCCCGTAAGATGGTTCATGCGGTTGTTTCACGTATTAAGATAATGGGCAGTATGGACATTGCCGAGCGGAGAGTTCCCCAGGACGGCCGGATACCTCTAAGGATTGCCGGACGGGAACTGGACTTGAGAATATCAACCATGCCCACGGTTTTTGGTGAGAAAGTTGTTATTCGTATTTTGGACAAGGGGAATATAAAGAATTTTACTTTGGAAAATCTCGGTTTCGGACCTCAAAATATGAATTATTTTAGGAAGTTTTTTAAAAATGCTCACGGTATCATACTGGCGACAGGTCCAACCGGAAGCGGCAAGACAACTACCCTTTATACTGCGCTTAACTCTATTAATTCTATTGAAAGAAATATTGTAACTGTTGAAGATCCGGTGGAATACATGCTGGAAGGCATCAACCAGTCCCAGGTAAATATAAAAGCCGGAGCTACTTTTGGCAATTATTTAAGATCAATTCTCCGGCAGGATCCTGATGTAATTATGATCGGAGAGATTCGCGACTTTGAAACAGCTGAAATTGCCGTAAGGGCTGCCACCACGGGGCATCTTGTGCTGTCGACCATGCATACCAATGATGCTCCCGGAGCTATTACAAGGCTGATTGATATGGGAATTGAACCTTTCATGGTTGCCTCCTCTGTTATCGGGATCGTTGCCCAGCGCCTTGTCCGTAAAATTTGCCAGAACTGCCGTCAAGAATATACACCGGACAAAGCGGAAATAGCTTTTGCGGGTTTGGAACACGAAGACACCGTCTACCACGGCGCTGGTTGTGAAATATGCAATCATACCGGGTATAAAGGAAGAATCGCCATTCATGAAGTTTTGAGTGTGTCTCCTTCCCTTCAAAACCTTATTTTGCAGAAAACGTCCAATGATGAACTGCGGAAAGCTGCATTCATAGAAGGCATGATTTCTTTAAAAGAAGACGGGCTCCAAAAAGTTTTCGAGGGTGTTACAACCATAAAAGAGATTATCAGAGTGGCGTTCAGGGAGGAATAA
- a CDS encoding efflux RND transporter periplasmic adaptor subunit, whose product MEEAAGLNRKKIIYAGITILIAAGIVCGWLLGSVKNVDTVQAVKGSIVKEIIDTGYVQPVDSKDLYAAQNSTIEQLPVEAGQKVEKGQILVVLENLDLTIQIRDTRSLLSQTLIDAEGSKAALDKASAELEDAKENYARIQNLYETGAASRVEYDRAALQVQIDEKTLQEASTVLEAGLAQAEGLKQSLAVLSAKEEQLTVKSPLEGIVLAVPVKLGQVVNSGVLLVTVADSEQLEIKADILSDDLGQVAVGQKVTVTAPVLDRRLTGAVKKIYPQAEEKISALGVIQRRAPVLITVKDPANLKPGFEVKVAIQTLSRTDVLIVPRESVITRGDGQKEVAVVNNGRISYQLIETGINDQDNIEVAGGLKEGDLVVRDGSLGLKENTKVKF is encoded by the coding sequence ATTGAGGAGGCGGCGGGATTGAATCGCAAAAAAATAATTTATGCGGGTATAACAATCCTGATAGCAGCGGGAATCGTCTGTGGATGGCTGCTTGGCAGCGTAAAAAATGTTGATACTGTGCAGGCAGTCAAGGGCAGCATTGTTAAGGAAATTATCGACACCGGTTACGTCCAGCCGGTGGACAGCAAAGATCTGTACGCTGCGCAAAACTCTACGATAGAACAGCTGCCTGTGGAAGCCGGCCAAAAAGTTGAAAAGGGGCAGATCCTTGTTGTGCTGGAGAACCTTGATCTGACAATCCAGATCCGCGACACCCGTTCTTTATTGTCCCAGACTTTGATAGACGCTGAGGGATCGAAAGCGGCGTTGGATAAAGCCTCCGCAGAGCTTGAAGATGCGAAAGAAAATTATGCCCGTATTCAGAACCTCTACGAAACAGGCGCCGCATCCCGTGTGGAATATGATAGAGCAGCCCTGCAGGTCCAAATAGATGAAAAAACCCTTCAAGAAGCCTCAACCGTACTTGAAGCAGGCCTTGCGCAGGCAGAGGGGCTTAAACAGTCTCTGGCCGTCCTTTCGGCAAAAGAGGAGCAGCTTACAGTTAAAAGTCCCCTGGAGGGTATCGTACTTGCCGTTCCTGTAAAACTGGGGCAGGTTGTTAACTCCGGAGTACTTCTGGTTACTGTAGCGGATTCAGAACAGCTTGAGATAAAAGCGGATATTTTAAGCGATGATCTGGGGCAGGTTGCCGTCGGTCAGAAAGTAACCGTTACAGCACCGGTACTTGACCGCCGGCTTACCGGCGCCGTGAAAAAAATTTATCCTCAGGCTGAAGAAAAAATATCCGCCCTCGGAGTTATTCAGCGAAGGGCGCCGGTCCTGATCACCGTTAAAGATCCCGCTAATTTAAAGCCCGGTTTCGAGGTTAAAGTGGCTATCCAGACGTTAAGCCGGACAGATGTGCTTATAGTGCCGCGTGAATCCGTAATCACCAGGGGCGACGGCCAAAAAGAAGTCGCAGTTGTTAATAATGGCCGGATAAGTTATCAACTGATTGAAACAGGAATTAACGATCAGGACAATATTGAGGTTGCCGGCGGCCTTAAAGAAGGTGATCTAGTAGTCCGGGACGGCAGCCTGGGCCTCAAGGAAAATACAAAAGTTAAATTTTAG
- a CDS encoding prepilin peptidase yields the protein MTPILFFVIGLVIGSFLNVCIYRIPRNESIVFPASHCPNCGNNLAPRDLAPLFSYLVLKGRCRYCKSPIHWRYPLVELLTGFLFIALYCSLGLNLLLLKYLLLACFLVAISFIDLEHYIIPNKLVIALLGSGIVMGLLTREHSLVSVLLGMFVPFAALMALALISNGGMGGGDIKLAGVTGLFLGWPQSIVALILSCCIAGIASLIMLALKVKKRKDPIPFGPYYAAGIMISIFWGKPLLELYLAYSGF from the coding sequence ATAACGCCGATTCTTTTTTTTGTTATAGGCCTAGTCATAGGAAGTTTTTTGAATGTATGCATTTACCGCATACCAAGAAATGAGTCAATCGTCTTTCCTGCTTCCCATTGCCCCAATTGCGGCAATAATCTTGCGCCCCGGGATCTGGCGCCCCTTTTCAGCTACCTCGTTTTAAAAGGCAGGTGCAGGTACTGCAAATCTCCGATACACTGGCGCTACCCGCTTGTGGAACTTCTCACCGGATTTTTGTTTATAGCCCTGTACTGTTCGCTGGGATTAAATTTGCTTCTGCTCAAATACCTCCTTTTAGCCTGTTTCTTAGTAGCAATTTCTTTTATTGATCTGGAGCATTATATAATCCCCAACAAATTGGTGATTGCCCTGCTGGGAAGCGGAATAGTCATGGGCCTTTTAACCCGGGAACACAGTCTTGTTTCCGTTCTTTTAGGTATGTTTGTCCCTTTTGCCGCCTTAATGGCTTTAGCACTGATCAGTAACGGAGGAATGGGGGGCGGCGACATCAAGCTCGCCGGTGTAACGGGGTTGTTTCTTGGCTGGCCTCAAAGCATAGTCGCCCTGATTTTGTCCTGTTGTATCGCAGGCATTGCCAGCCTGATCATGTTGGCGCTAAAAGTAAAAAAGAGAAAAGACCCCATCCCGTTCGGACCTTATTACGCTGCCGGAATTATGATCAGTATTTTCTGGGGGAAACCGCTGCTTGAGCTGTACCTTGCCTATTCGGGTTTTTAA